GCTGACCAATTTCTACTTCGAAAATGGGACATTTTCTTCTTAGAGCGACGACAAGCATATTTGTATCGTAGTCAAAACGATCACCTTGCACTTTAATAAGCCATGGTAACTCATTGATTGCTATGTAACGCAAACCTGTTTGTGTATCCATCAGTTTTTTATGGAATAGTAATTCAAACAACAAACTAGTCGCTCGATTTCCCCAATAGGAAAAAAATGTACTATCCGAAGAATGAAAATTTCGTATGCCTAGCACAATACCTTCTGAAAAAACTTTTGTCATGTTCAATACTAGTTTGATATCTTGTAACGTATGTTGCCCATGTGCACCTACTGTTAATACACCATGAAACTTCACACGTTTAGACCATACATAGGAGAATGCA
This genomic interval from Lysinibacillus sphaericus contains the following:
- a CDS encoding glycosyltransferase family 2 protein, translated to MKNIAAIIPTYNPQQSFVTFVHQLLATSISQVIIVNDGSDQKYTSIFEELKKIDSCKVLQHEHNIGKGGALKTAFSYVWSKRVKFHGVLTVGAHGQHTLQDIKLVLNMTKVFSEGIVLGIRNFHSSDSTFFSYWGNRATSLLFELLFHKKLMDTQTGLRYIAINELPWLIKVQGDRFDYDTNMLVVALRRKCPIFEVEIGQLRIKKNSIMQYDELTNAGTVMTKMLIKYLKP